One Gloeothece verrucosa PCC 7822 DNA window includes the following coding sequences:
- the psbA gene encoding photosystem II q(b) protein codes for MTTTLQQRESVSVWEQFCQWITSTNNRLYIGWFGVIMIPTLLTATTCFIIAFIAAPPVDIDGIREPVAGSLLYGNNIISGAVVPSSNAIGLHFYPIWEAASLDEWLYNGGPYQLVVFHFLLGVFCYMGRQWELSYRLGMRPWICVAYSAPVSAATAVFLIYPIGQGSFSDGMPLGISGTFNFMFVFQAEHNILMHPFHMLGVAGVFGGSLFSAMHGSLVTSSLVRETTEVESQNYGYKFGQEEETYNIVAAHGYFGRLIFQYASFNNSRSLHFFLGAWPVIGIWFTAMGISTMAFNLNGFNFNQSILDSQGRVISTWADVLNRANLGFEVMHERNAHNFPLDLASAEQMIAPSING; via the coding sequence ATGACTACTACATTACAGCAACGCGAAAGCGTTTCCGTATGGGAACAGTTCTGTCAGTGGATCACCAGCACCAACAACCGTTTATATATCGGCTGGTTCGGTGTCATCATGATCCCTACTCTGTTAACCGCAACCACTTGCTTCATCATCGCCTTCATCGCCGCTCCCCCTGTGGACATTGATGGAATTCGTGAACCCGTCGCTGGTTCTTTACTTTATGGAAACAACATCATCTCTGGTGCAGTTGTTCCTTCTTCCAACGCTATCGGTTTACACTTCTATCCCATCTGGGAAGCCGCAAGCCTTGATGAGTGGCTGTACAATGGTGGCCCTTACCAGTTAGTAGTATTCCACTTCTTACTCGGAGTGTTCTGCTACATGGGTCGTCAGTGGGAATTAAGCTATCGTTTAGGGATGCGTCCTTGGATCTGTGTAGCTTACTCTGCACCCGTATCCGCAGCTACCGCAGTATTCTTAATCTACCCCATCGGACAAGGTTCCTTCTCTGATGGTATGCCTTTAGGAATCTCTGGTACTTTCAACTTCATGTTCGTATTCCAAGCAGAACACAACATCTTAATGCACCCCTTCCATATGTTGGGAGTAGCTGGTGTATTCGGTGGAAGCTTATTCTCTGCAATGCACGGAAGCTTAGTAACCTCTTCTTTAGTTCGTGAAACAACTGAAGTTGAGTCTCAAAACTATGGTTACAAGTTCGGACAAGAAGAAGAAACCTACAACATCGTAGCCGCTCACGGATACTTCGGACGTTTAATCTTCCAATATGCGTCCTTCAACAACAGCCGCAGCTTACACTTCTTCCTCGGTGCATGGCCTGTAATCGGTATCTGGTTCACCGCAATGGGAATCTCTACCATGGCCTTCAACCTCAACGGATTCAACTTCAACCAGTCTATCCTTGATTCTCAAGGTCGTGTAATTAGCACCTGGGCTGATGTATTAAACCGCGCTAACTTAGGTTTCGAAGTAATGCACGAGCGCAACGCTCACAACTTCCCCTTAGACTTAGCTAGTGCAGAGCAGATGATTGCTCCTTCTATCAATGGCTAA
- a CDS encoding tyrosine-type recombinase/integrase — protein sequence MTGQAASLSNSDWAKLEKHCQSDLHKLIWALLRFTGARVNEVLNLKVSDVYDNNGRPFDYILYRKETRKGKDKNHSVPVTNALHSYLAAYKPPTDGYLFPSDRTSSGHLSYEAVRDYLMKCATNAGLSHKAIKTHSGRRSLISNLISNGVDLRTVQAITGHSSIQNVIRYADSNPHRCRLALEGAYL from the coding sequence ATGACAGGACAAGCGGCTAGTTTAAGTAATTCAGATTGGGCAAAGTTAGAAAAACATTGCCAGAGCGATTTACACAAATTAATTTGGGCTTTGCTTCGTTTTACGGGAGCAAGGGTCAATGAGGTTTTAAATTTAAAAGTTTCAGATGTCTATGATAATAATGGAAGGCCTTTCGACTATATCCTTTACCGAAAAGAAACCCGCAAAGGAAAGGATAAAAATCATAGCGTCCCTGTTACTAACGCTCTTCACTCTTACCTCGCGGCTTACAAGCCCCCAACAGATGGTTATCTTTTTCCCAGTGACCGAACCAGTAGCGGTCACCTGTCTTATGAAGCGGTTAGGGATTATTTGATGAAGTGTGCGACCAATGCGGGATTATCCCACAAGGCCATCAAAACTCATTCGGGCAGGCGCTCATTAATTAGTAATCTGATTAGTAACGGGGTTGACTTGAGAACCGTTCAGGCTATCACCGGACACTCTTCAATCCAAAATGTTATTCGCTATGCTGATTCTAATCCACACAGATGCAGACTCGCCCTCGAGGGAGCTTACTTATGA
- a CDS encoding PEP-CTERM sorting domain-containing protein encodes MKNLLKLASISLSATLIGGALTVKPVQAAIVGGGTFTYTATPFQGIYAGGLPPEFNIYYFPDPYNPPEYIYDPLYGNVSFSDYESDFIFPSENKRLVTNLDIYILGNQIFADYEDRFWTPPEGNSGGRGSLYQISTGDPRDPGFYSFDQWFFGEVFDSYLFMASDGYFEFVSGVGDYITGQWSIEKISNTTAAITFNSDAPIFVPEPLTFLGVGTTLAFGSFFKRKSSRSALKKAK; translated from the coding sequence ATGAAAAATCTTTTAAAACTGGCTTCTATTTCCCTCAGTGCTACTTTGATCGGGGGAGCATTGACTGTTAAACCGGTACAAGCGGCGATCGTGGGTGGTGGAACATTCACCTATACCGCAACGCCTTTCCAAGGGATTTATGCAGGAGGACTCCCACCCGAGTTTAATATATACTATTTTCCCGATCCTTATAATCCTCCTGAATATATCTATGATCCTCTTTATGGGAATGTGAGTTTTAGTGATTATGAATCAGATTTTATCTTCCCTAGTGAAAATAAACGCCTAGTAACTAACTTAGACATTTATATTTTAGGGAACCAAATTTTTGCTGATTACGAGGATCGATTTTGGACTCCTCCTGAAGGAAATTCTGGAGGGAGAGGAAGTTTATACCAAATAAGTACAGGAGATCCCAGAGATCCAGGTTTTTACAGTTTTGATCAGTGGTTTTTTGGCGAGGTATTTGATTCTTATTTGTTCATGGCAAGTGACGGTTATTTCGAGTTTGTATCAGGAGTTGGAGATTATATAACCGGACAATGGAGTATTGAAAAAATCTCTAATACAACAGCCGCAATAACTTTTAATAGCGATGCTCCTATCTTTGTTCCTGAGCCTTTAACCTTTCTCGGCGTAGGTACAACCCTAGCTTTTGGCAGCTTCTTCAAGCGAAAATCTTCTCGTTCAGCACTCAAAAAAGCTAAATAA
- a CDS encoding phosphoadenylyl-sulfate reductase encodes MPQSHIADALTARLEVTSNPDINQRYKGDQQAQPLHQERESVLKPQKSQLNLDLAAVNEQFNNASAQQLVEWAAQTFGDGLVMSTSFGIQAAVMLHLVSEIIPDIPIIWVDTGYLPAETYRFAEDLTRRLNLNLKVYQSSVSPARMEALYGRLWDQKNVEALNQYDKLRKVEPMQRALRELKATAWLAGLRQDQTDHRKNLQRVALQNPYYKVHPILYWNSRDVYQYLTNHDLPYHPYFDQGYVTVGDWHSSRPLTADDESERDTRFHGLKQECGIHLSMTPAEAKSLDSSTL; translated from the coding sequence ATGCCACAGTCACACATAGCAGACGCTCTCACAGCACGCCTAGAAGTCACTAGCAACCCAGATATTAACCAACGTTACAAAGGCGATCAACAGGCGCAACCCCTTCATCAAGAGCGAGAATCTGTGCTAAAGCCTCAAAAGAGCCAACTAAATTTAGATTTAGCGGCAGTTAATGAGCAATTCAACAATGCCAGTGCCCAGCAATTAGTCGAATGGGCCGCACAAACTTTTGGCGATGGGTTAGTGATGAGTACCAGTTTTGGCATCCAAGCCGCCGTTATGCTTCATTTAGTGAGTGAAATTATTCCCGATATTCCGATTATTTGGGTGGACACAGGCTATTTACCCGCAGAAACCTACCGCTTTGCCGAAGACTTAACACGACGCTTAAATCTCAATCTCAAAGTTTATCAGTCTTCTGTGAGTCCTGCTCGGATGGAAGCTCTTTATGGCAGGCTTTGGGACCAAAAAAATGTAGAAGCGCTCAATCAGTATGATAAACTCCGAAAAGTTGAGCCTATGCAGCGTGCTTTGCGAGAATTAAAGGCGACGGCTTGGTTAGCTGGACTTCGCCAAGATCAAACGGATCACCGCAAAAATTTACAACGAGTCGCCCTACAAAACCCCTATTATAAAGTACACCCGATTCTATATTGGAACTCTAGAGATGTCTATCAGTATCTAACCAATCATGATCTCCCTTATCATCCTTACTTTGATCAGGGATATGTGACAGTGGGAGATTGGCATTCAAGTCGTCCTTTAACAGCCGACGATGAAAGTGAGCGTGATACTCGTTTTCATGGTCTCAAGCAAGAATGTGGTATTCATCTATCTATGACTCCAGCAGAAGCTAAGAGTTTAGATTCTAGTACATTGTAA
- a CDS encoding DUF4327 family protein, which produces MKKLTTSLSLESIKEEARFLIATGCLERRKPLLCLCEYIPCREWVELECELERNDFLLRDSIADLVESETWDED; this is translated from the coding sequence ATGAAAAAATTAACCACTTCCTTGAGTTTGGAATCTATTAAAGAAGAAGCCCGTTTTCTCATCGCTACCGGCTGCTTAGAGCGTCGAAAGCCTCTTTTATGTTTGTGTGAATACATTCCTTGTCGTGAGTGGGTAGAACTTGAATGTGAGTTGGAAAGAAATGATTTTTTACTTAGAGATTCCATTGCAGATTTAGTCGAGTCAGAAACCTGGGACGAGGATTGA
- a CDS encoding hemerythrin domain-containing protein translates to MVSTVPDQKRQAIAEKLAAMKAIQNILIANEQQFISEGNDEEINKRFRDMLEDDQKNLGVLETAITQYGIQAEPKETVKKLIEQVQQMMQGSELNMYEKVAQHELLKHGQVMSGLIVHKAGQLVGADVEAAIAPLHTVNFENRAHQEQLKGILEVLGTLELTGQKADQSVWARVVDAVGAITGVVGSAVTQSSDKSDMNIQDVIRMDHQKAKTLFAEIEGTNDEQKIREYFSQLYADLLVHSEAEEQTVYPELRPYYGEQDTQELYDEQAQLKSVLEQLKSYSPGSSDFKAKLQEAKNLVNEHTREEENSLFASIRDNLSTEQQEQLASRFKQAKQELQRQMQQA, encoded by the coding sequence ATGGTTTCTACTGTTCCTGATCAAAAGCGGCAAGCCATCGCCGAAAAATTAGCTGCTATGAAAGCTATTCAAAACATACTGATTGCCAATGAGCAGCAGTTTATCTCTGAAGGCAACGACGAAGAGATAAATAAACGTTTTAGAGATATGCTCGAAGATGACCAAAAAAACCTGGGCGTTCTCGAAACTGCCATCACTCAATATGGTATTCAAGCTGAACCTAAAGAAACAGTTAAAAAATTGATTGAGCAAGTGCAGCAGATGATGCAAGGTTCAGAACTGAATATGTACGAAAAAGTCGCTCAACACGAACTCCTTAAACATGGACAAGTGATGTCTGGGTTGATCGTTCATAAAGCCGGACAACTCGTCGGAGCAGACGTAGAAGCGGCGATCGCTCCCTTACATACTGTTAATTTTGAAAACCGCGCTCATCAAGAGCAACTCAAAGGTATTCTAGAAGTCTTAGGAACTCTAGAACTAACCGGTCAAAAAGCTGATCAAAGCGTATGGGCACGAGTCGTGGATGCCGTCGGTGCTATCACGGGTGTAGTGGGTAGTGCCGTTACCCAAAGTTCCGACAAGTCGGATATGAATATTCAAGATGTTATCCGCATGGATCATCAAAAAGCGAAAACTTTATTCGCTGAAATTGAAGGAACCAATGACGAGCAAAAGATTCGGGAGTATTTCTCTCAACTGTATGCTGATTTACTGGTTCACTCTGAAGCAGAAGAGCAAACTGTTTATCCAGAATTACGCCCTTACTACGGCGAACAAGACACCCAAGAACTCTATGACGAACAAGCTCAACTAAAATCTGTTCTCGAACAATTGAAGTCTTACAGCCCTGGGTCCTCAGATTTTAAGGCTAAACTTCAAGAAGCGAAAAATTTGGTTAATGAGCATACTCGTGAAGAGGAAAATTCCTTGTTTGCCTCTATTCGAGACAACTTGTCCACTGAGCAGCAAGAACAACTGGCAAGCCGCTTCAAACAAGCGAAACAAGAGTTACAGCGTCAAATGCAACAAGCTTAA
- a CDS encoding DUF4278 domain-containing protein, protein MTNEEAVYCIFLMRFNLQPLQAITIVKNWFNEHPEENWVTLKQLFQEDQLTVINGKIKKVLTENSSDAKPVVSKYRGVEIEKNISDFSQENSPIINRKPTKYRGAEIPQENPDNMNYNPPGKKKLRYRGQEY, encoded by the coding sequence ATGACTAACGAAGAAGCTGTTTATTGTATTTTTTTAATGCGGTTTAATCTTCAGCCATTACAAGCTATAACAATAGTGAAAAACTGGTTTAATGAACATCCAGAAGAGAATTGGGTGACGTTAAAACAGCTTTTTCAAGAAGACCAACTTACCGTAATTAATGGAAAAATTAAAAAAGTTTTAACGGAAAATTCTTCTGACGCAAAACCCGTAGTTAGTAAATATAGAGGGGTAGAGATTGAAAAAAATATTTCAGATTTTTCTCAAGAAAATTCGCCAATAATTAATCGAAAACCGACTAAATATAGAGGAGCAGAAATACCACAAGAAAACCCTGATAATATGAATTATAATCCACCTGGAAAAAAGAAACTTCGCTATCGAGGACAAGAATATTAA
- a CDS encoding DUF3067 family protein, translating to MTGQELHQLLLNKWGRSYDVQLRQIKGRIFVQVMWKYLEQASFPLSEQEYLEHLNGVASYLNAWGGESQIKMFLAKTRERPRVGKAVSIPLDLGEVASEWILDDI from the coding sequence ATGACCGGACAAGAACTACACCAATTGTTACTCAACAAATGGGGACGTTCCTACGATGTGCAGCTAAGGCAGATTAAGGGACGAATCTTCGTCCAGGTAATGTGGAAGTATTTAGAACAGGCTTCTTTTCCCCTTTCAGAACAAGAATATTTAGAACATCTCAATGGAGTGGCCAGCTATCTCAATGCCTGGGGAGGCGAGTCGCAGATCAAAATGTTTCTTGCAAAAACTCGGGAACGGCCTAGAGTGGGTAAAGCGGTGAGTATTCCCCTAGATTTAGGAGAAGTGGCATCCGAATGGATTTTAGATGACATTTGA
- a CDS encoding alpha/beta hydrolase, which translates to MRRQDSQVRNSSLKYLFLALFSLLITIFPLQAAERVYFSNNSLRLSLGVEALEIFAQDGTINKELEFYLQGISAEERDKFRQALTKSYKFNPVQLSRFFRTPTGEAILKKIGTMIQIQGGQNGQYAIRGALIQAASDPQGLTILNFIRKFPTDLQLDTNKILQAFNWIEELVKANQLMVEALDKLSDKQAATEKFIDYSTLPDMDKPGQWGYQYQRLTLQDQSRHRSFYVDLYYPQQWPTGKVSVIIMSHGLASRPEDYDSLAKHLASYGYLVALPQHPGSDFYQVQAMLEGYSKELFNLEEFINRPRDISFLLDELGRLNQSLFGGRLNLETVGAIGHSFGGYTVLALAGATIDFENLQRECNRTLWNPNLSLLIQCRALDLPQQVYDLRDPRIKAVIAVNPFNSGILGEKGLSQISIPVFIVAGSQDPAAPLVLEQGQAFVWLKTPEKYLGLVKGQAHINFSKLDAGTQSLINSFTDLTIADQRLIDKYDNAIMLSFFEVYLDKNPQYKVYLQSSYADYISQKPFEFYLVNASSSIALKKILQELKLNF; encoded by the coding sequence ATGAGGAGACAGGATTCTCAAGTAAGAAATAGCTCACTCAAGTATTTGTTTCTTGCCCTATTCAGCTTATTAATAACGATCTTTCCGCTTCAAGCCGCAGAGCGAGTTTATTTTTCCAATAATTCCTTAAGATTATCTTTGGGAGTTGAAGCTTTAGAAATTTTTGCTCAAGATGGAACTATTAATAAAGAACTAGAGTTTTATCTACAGGGAATTAGTGCTGAAGAACGAGATAAGTTTCGTCAAGCTCTGACTAAATCTTATAAATTTAATCCTGTTCAATTGTCTCGCTTTTTCCGGACTCCTACCGGAGAAGCTATCTTAAAAAAAATTGGTACGATGATTCAAATTCAAGGGGGACAAAATGGTCAATATGCTATTCGAGGAGCCTTAATTCAAGCGGCTAGTGATCCCCAAGGATTAACCATTCTTAATTTTATCCGTAAGTTTCCTACAGATTTACAGCTAGATACTAACAAAATCTTGCAGGCTTTTAACTGGATTGAAGAATTAGTTAAGGCTAATCAACTGATGGTGGAAGCCTTAGATAAATTATCGGATAAACAAGCGGCTACCGAAAAATTTATCGATTATTCTACTTTGCCAGATATGGATAAACCTGGGCAATGGGGTTATCAGTACCAAAGATTAACCCTCCAAGATCAAAGCCGCCATCGAAGTTTTTATGTGGATTTATATTATCCTCAACAATGGCCAACGGGAAAGGTTTCTGTGATTATTATGTCTCATGGGTTAGCCTCTAGGCCCGAAGATTATGATTCATTAGCAAAACATTTGGCTTCTTATGGCTATTTGGTGGCCCTTCCTCAACATCCAGGCAGCGATTTTTACCAAGTTCAAGCTATGTTAGAAGGCTATTCTAAGGAATTGTTTAATCTGGAAGAATTTATTAATCGACCTAGAGATATTAGCTTTCTGTTGGATGAACTAGGAAGACTTAATCAATCTCTTTTTGGAGGACGGCTAAATCTGGAAACGGTAGGAGCGATCGGACATTCTTTTGGGGGTTATACGGTTTTGGCTTTAGCGGGAGCTACCATTGATTTTGAAAATTTACAGAGAGAATGTAATCGCACTCTTTGGAATCCTAATCTTTCTTTATTAATTCAATGTCGAGCCTTGGATTTACCTCAACAAGTTTATGATTTAAGAGATCCACGTATTAAAGCCGTAATCGCTGTTAATCCTTTTAATAGTGGAATCTTGGGAGAGAAAGGTCTCAGTCAGATTTCTATTCCCGTTTTTATTGTGGCTGGAAGTCAAGATCCGGCCGCGCCTTTAGTTCTTGAACAAGGACAAGCCTTTGTTTGGCTAAAAACACCAGAAAAATATTTAGGCTTGGTCAAAGGACAGGCTCATATTAATTTTTCTAAATTAGATGCAGGGACTCAATCTCTAATTAATTCTTTTACTGATCTCACTATTGCTGATCAGCGATTAATTGATAAATATGATAATGCTATAATGCTCTCTTTTTTTGAGGTCTATTTAGATAAGAATCCTCAATATAAAGTCTATCTTCAGTCTTCTTATGCTGATTATATTAGTCAAAAACCTTTTGAATTTTACCTTGTTAATGCTTCTTCATCCATCGCTTTGAAAAAGATTCTACAAGAGTTGAAGTTGAATTTTTAA
- a CDS encoding cation diffusion facilitator family transporter has product MLQDNRSEVRKVLLITLFLNLLVMGLKAGVGIKIGSLSLQADALHSVTDSANNILGLIANRFSSPHPDREHPYGHQKYQAVGALGIAAFLAIACFEIIQGAIERIWRGGKPVEVSGPELWIILMVLGINIFVAYYERSVGKRLGSPILIADAYHTMSDIWITITVMVGLIGIWQGNIWHLPQLQWLDVILAFPVAFLVFYSGREVIKENLPWLVDEMAIDPEKIHQIVMEVPGVINCHDIASRGVLGRQVFMEMHLIVDAKDVDSAHIITEQVESRLEKQFSPVRIIIHVEPPDYQSDHISFEAEPS; this is encoded by the coding sequence GTGCTACAAGATAATCGTTCCGAAGTCCGCAAAGTTTTACTGATCACCCTATTTCTGAATCTCTTGGTGATGGGACTAAAAGCAGGAGTAGGAATAAAAATTGGTTCTTTAAGTCTACAGGCAGATGCTCTACATAGTGTAACTGATAGCGCTAATAATATTTTAGGTTTAATTGCTAATCGCTTCTCTTCACCCCATCCTGATCGAGAACATCCCTATGGACATCAAAAATATCAAGCGGTGGGCGCTTTAGGAATTGCCGCTTTTTTAGCGATCGCTTGTTTTGAAATTATCCAGGGGGCAATAGAGCGTATTTGGCGAGGGGGTAAACCGGTTGAAGTATCAGGACCTGAGTTATGGATCATTTTAATGGTTTTGGGCATTAATATTTTTGTCGCTTATTATGAACGAAGTGTAGGAAAACGCCTGGGGAGTCCGATTTTAATTGCAGACGCTTACCATACCATGAGTGATATTTGGATTACTATTACTGTGATGGTGGGATTGATAGGCATTTGGCAAGGAAATATTTGGCATTTGCCGCAATTACAATGGTTAGATGTGATTTTAGCTTTTCCGGTTGCCTTTCTAGTTTTTTATAGTGGGCGAGAAGTCATTAAAGAAAACTTACCCTGGTTAGTGGATGAAATGGCAATTGATCCAGAAAAAATTCATCAAATTGTGATGGAAGTTCCTGGTGTAATTAACTGTCATGATATAGCTTCTCGAGGGGTATTAGGGCGACAAGTTTTTATGGAAATGCACCTAATTGTAGATGCTAAAGATGTAGACAGTGCCCACATCATCACTGAACAAGTAGAAAGTCGTTTAGAAAAGCAGTTTAGTCCTGTACGGATTATCATCCATGTGGAACCGCCAGATTATCAATCTGATCATATTAGTTTTGAGGCAGAACCATCTTAA
- a CDS encoding MFS transporter gives MNLAFINVFVALFIFGIVVAFLGAAKLYIADKLSLNDARMAQLFSLNQFSCLIGLVIAGSGFFSTHYKLVLGSGFLMIIVSIWLIGTEPKYLAFALAFSGLGLGGSFLNAGSNALLPVLNHNNPTSITNLAHASYGFGALVLPILFTYLLKNFGWRKALKIIAVILLIPTGAALTAIYPESTTLSGSTKPIVLSGNQTIGLALIASFCHIGIESSLAIWTTTYLKSAGWNEIKASSLVTFFWLALMLGRLFAGTVVTLDNGALVIQVAIVLLMMTLIFMTSLITPWSSILSVFVLGFCCAPIFPTLISIIFAKFDAALSGNIYTLLASVGMGGATIFPYLIGRLSSSLSIYYGLRFLLAPASIMLLVTFFL, from the coding sequence ATGAATCTAGCATTCATCAATGTATTTGTTGCGCTCTTTATTTTTGGAATTGTGGTGGCATTTTTGGGAGCGGCTAAACTTTATATAGCTGACAAGCTCTCTTTAAATGATGCTAGAATGGCTCAGTTATTCTCCCTAAATCAGTTCTCCTGTTTAATCGGATTAGTGATCGCTGGTTCGGGGTTTTTCTCGACACATTATAAACTGGTTCTCGGCTCAGGTTTTTTAATGATTATTGTTTCGATTTGGTTAATCGGAACCGAGCCAAAATATTTAGCCTTTGCTCTAGCTTTCTCTGGTTTAGGATTAGGGGGAAGTTTTCTCAATGCTGGCAGTAATGCGCTCTTGCCTGTTCTGAACCATAATAACCCTACTTCCATTACCAATTTAGCTCATGCTTCTTACGGTTTTGGTGCGCTAGTTTTGCCAATTCTCTTTACTTATTTACTGAAAAATTTTGGCTGGAGAAAGGCATTAAAAATCATTGCTGTTATCCTGCTCATTCCTACAGGAGCCGCTCTGACAGCAATTTATCCAGAATCTACCACTTTATCAGGTTCTACAAAACCGATAGTTCTTTCTGGGAATCAAACCATCGGGTTAGCTTTAATCGCTTCTTTTTGTCATATTGGAATAGAAAGTTCTCTAGCGATCTGGACAACTACTTATTTAAAATCTGCGGGTTGGAATGAGATAAAAGCATCAAGTCTTGTGACCTTTTTCTGGTTAGCCTTAATGTTAGGTCGATTATTCGCTGGAACTGTAGTGACTCTCGATAATGGAGCCTTAGTTATTCAGGTCGCTATTGTGCTTTTAATGATGACATTGATCTTCATGACTAGCTTGATTACTCCCTGGAGTAGCATTCTATCTGTCTTTGTTTTAGGATTTTGTTGTGCCCCCATTTTTCCAACCCTGATCTCAATAATTTTTGCTAAGTTTGATGCGGCTTTGTCAGGTAATATATATACTCTACTGGCTTCGGTAGGCATGGGAGGAGCCACCATTTTTCCTTATCTCATTGGCAGGTTATCTTCATCTTTATCCATTTATTATGGACTTAGATTTTTGCTCGCTCCCGCTAGTATTATGTTGCTCGTTACGTTTTTTCTCTAA
- a CDS encoding Gfo/Idh/MocA family protein, with protein sequence MSIQSSDQIGVAVIGTGFGEKIHIPGFQHHPRTEVVAVYHRDLEKAKAIALRHNIPIADNRLENILSLKEVAGVSIATPPFLRYEIAKLAIAAGKHLLLEKPLNLRAQETKELYHLVQQKNLIAIADFEFRFIPAWQLLAQYLQQDYVGKIRLIKIDWLVASRANPEREWNWYSRQEMGGGALGAVGSHAFDYISWLFGPIKRLVAHLSCAIPQRPDPNSGGALKSVDADDTAMLLLELADGTPIQLSISSVTYGGRGHWVEVYGDKGTLVLGSDNLKDYVHGFRLMAAPAAKAFSEIEIPKSLAFPQVFTDGRLAPFIRVVDRWVEAIDKNQSLVPCLREGVYSQLLMDLTHQSNDNKCWVEVPDLDEFLASQ encoded by the coding sequence ATGAGTATTCAATCATCAGATCAAATCGGTGTAGCAGTAATTGGCACAGGATTTGGAGAAAAGATTCATATTCCGGGATTTCAACATCATCCCCGTACAGAAGTGGTGGCCGTTTATCACCGAGATTTAGAGAAAGCTAAAGCGATCGCCCTGCGTCATAACATCCCCATTGCTGATAACCGCTTAGAAAACATTCTCTCATTAAAAGAGGTTGCAGGTGTTAGCATTGCCACGCCGCCATTTTTACGCTACGAGATAGCCAAGTTGGCCATCGCTGCCGGCAAACATCTGCTTTTAGAAAAACCCCTCAATCTGCGTGCCCAAGAAACGAAGGAACTGTATCATCTGGTACAGCAAAAAAACTTAATAGCTATTGCAGACTTTGAATTTCGCTTTATTCCTGCTTGGCAACTGTTAGCCCAATACTTACAACAAGACTATGTGGGTAAGATTCGTCTAATTAAAATAGATTGGTTAGTGGCGAGTCGGGCGAACCCCGAACGAGAATGGAATTGGTACTCTCGCCAAGAGATGGGAGGCGGTGCTTTAGGGGCAGTGGGTTCTCATGCTTTTGATTATATTAGCTGGTTATTCGGCCCGATTAAGCGGCTAGTTGCTCATTTAAGCTGTGCCATTCCCCAACGCCCTGATCCTAATTCGGGTGGGGCGTTAAAATCTGTAGATGCCGATGATACGGCTATGCTTTTGTTAGAGTTGGCTGATGGAACACCCATTCAGTTGTCGATTAGTTCAGTAACTTATGGAGGAAGAGGACACTGGGTAGAAGTCTATGGAGACAAAGGCACATTAGTTTTAGGAAGTGATAATTTAAAAGATTATGTGCATGGATTTCGCTTAATGGCAGCCCCAGCCGCTAAAGCTTTTTCAGAAATAGAAATTCCCAAAAGTTTAGCCTTTCCTCAAGTCTTTACGGATGGACGGTTAGCGCCTTTTATTCGAGTGGTAGATCGTTGGGTAGAAGCGATCGATAAAAATCAATCTTTAGTGCCTTGTTTACGAGAAGGGGTGTATTCTCAATTACTCATGGATTTAACTCATCAATCTAATGACAATAAATGTTGGGTAGAGGTTCCAGATTTAGACGAATTTTTGGCGAGTCAATAG
- the rplI gene encoding 50S ribosomal protein L9: MAKRIQVVLSKTVNKLGKTGDVVDVAPGYARNYLLPQGIAAIATPGILRQVEQRKEKERQRLLAEKQEAESRKVALQTIGRFVIRKQVGEGEAIFGTVTTQEVADIIKQNTSQEVDRRGITLPEISQTGFYKAQVKLHPEVTAEIEIQVAPL, encoded by the coding sequence ATGGCAAAACGAATACAAGTTGTCCTCAGTAAGACGGTCAATAAGTTAGGAAAAACCGGAGATGTGGTGGATGTTGCTCCGGGTTATGCTCGTAATTATTTACTGCCTCAAGGCATAGCGGCTATAGCTACCCCAGGCATCCTTAGACAAGTGGAACAGAGAAAAGAAAAAGAACGCCAACGTCTCCTAGCCGAAAAACAAGAAGCCGAATCTCGCAAAGTTGCACTACAAACTATTGGGCGCTTTGTGATCCGTAAACAAGTTGGGGAAGGAGAGGCCATTTTTGGTACCGTTACCACTCAAGAAGTGGCTGATATTATCAAGCAAAATACTTCACAAGAGGTAGATCGTCGCGGCATTACTTTACCCGAAATCAGCCAAACCGGATTCTACAAAGCTCAAGTTAAGCTACATCCAGAGGTAACGGCTGAAATTGAAATTCAAGTGGCTCCTTTGTAA